The genomic region TCCTTAAATCTGACGCTGCTACTACTGAATCTGTAGTTCCTGCAACTCAACAAACTATTACTCGTGAGAAGTTAGTTTCTAAAGGTGGTCTTACTGTATGGTCTGAAGTTGACTGTGCTCTTGTTGAAGAGAACAACCTTCAAATCAACTGGGCAACTGGTAGCTCTACTTTAACTGCTGCAGATAAAGCTGAGATCGATGCAAAATTACTTTCTGTTCTTAACAATACTCCAGGTTCTAAAGTAGAAGTTGCTTCTCATACTGACTCTAGAGGTTCTAAGACTTCTAATCAAGCACTTTCTGAAAGACGTGCACAGTCTGTTGCAAACTACCTTATCTCTAAAGGTATCAACAACTCTCGTATCGTTGCAAATGGTTACGGTGAGAACCGTCTTAAGAACCGTTGTGCTGATGGAGTTTCTTGTACTGAGCGTGAGCACAAAGCAAACCGTCGTACTACATTCCGTTTAATCAACAACTAATCTTTGATTAGTAGTTGATAGACTATCAAGTATAAAAAAATCCCATCTAGTTATCTAGATGGGATTTTTGCTTTTAAATAATACAAGTTTATTTAAACATATCCATTCCAGGTATATTAGGCATGCCATCTTTTGCGACAGCAGCAATTTCATTTTCATATATACTTTCAGCTTTTTCTAAAGCTTTATTGATTACTAGAATTAAATAATCTTCTAGCTGTTCTTTATCTTCCAACAGTGAGTCATTAATATGAACGCTTTTGATTGTGCGACTGGCAGTTACAGTTACGTTTAATAAATCATCAGTTGATTTTTCATCGACTAGAACGGTATCCATTCTCTTTTTAGTCTCTTCAACTTTTTGCTGGGTCTCTTTTAATTTTCCCATCATTCCCATCATATCTCCAAACATAATTTATAAGTTTTAATTGTTTGCAACAAAATTATAACATCCGTTAAACCTCACCTAAATAAGAGGTCTGTTTTATATATTGCAGCGTTTTTTAATAAGCACTAATGAAAGAGCATCACGCACCGATTGCAAAAAAAATACCTCACGTACACGAGGCTCATGGACATCAACGTATTGATAATTATCACTGGATGACACAACGAGATGCTCCCGAGGTTATCGATTATCTTAATCAAGAAAATGATTATTATGAAAAGATGACAGCACATACCATGCATCTCAAAGAGGATCTATTTGAAGAAATTAAAAGCCGTATTAATGAGGATGATGAATCAGTTCCTTATTTCTGGAATGGTTACTGGTATTATACAAAAATGAAGAAAGGTGAAAGTTACCCTTTCTATTATCGCAAAAAAGGATCGCTATCTAATAAGGAAGAGCTTCTTTTCGATGTAAATGAAATGGCTATAGGTCATGAGTTTTTTCAATTGACTGGTATGAGTGTCTCACCAGATAATATGAAGGTATCTTATGGTGTGGATACTGTAGGAAGACGTCAATATACTATATTCATTAAGGACCTTATTACTCAAGAGGTTTTGCCTCAATCATTAGAGTTAACTACTGGTGGTGCTGTATGGGATGCGGATAATAAAACATTATTTTTTGTTAGAAAAGATGAACAAACTCTAAGAGCTAATCAAATTTTCAAGTATAAATTAGGTGATCAACCAGATACCGCTACTATAGTCTATCAGGAAGATGATGAGATTTATAACTGCTATGTGTATAAATCTAAATCTAGAGAATATATTATGATTAAATCATCTTCAACTTTAACAGATGAGGTCAGATTTATAAAAGCCAATCAACCAGATTCTGAGTTCAAAGTAGTACAACCACGTACTGAAATGCTAGAGTATAGTGTACTTCATTATGGAGACCATTTTTATATTATGACTAATAAAGATGTAGCTACTAACTTTAAAATTATGAAGACTGAAGTCACTAAACCTGAAATGGAAAATTGGGTAGATGTAATACCTCACCAGTCTGATGTTTTACTAGAAGATTTTGAAATTTTTAAAAAATACTTAGTGATATCTGATCGATTTAATGGTCTTAATAGAATTCGTATTAAATCATGGGATGATACGGTAGATTATTTTTTACCATTTGATAATGAGACTTATACTGCTTATACAGGTGGAAATTATGATTTTGATACTGTTAAATTGAGGTATCAATACAATTCCTTAACAACTCCACCATCGGTTATAGAGTTTGATATGGATACTAGGGAAGAGGTTATTCTAAAAACACAAAAGGTTCAAGATCCTAACTTTACACCAGATGATTACACATCAGAGCGAGTTTGGGCCACAGCTAAGGATGGTGTAAAAGTCCCGATCAGTCTGGTCTATAAAAAGAGTTTAAGAAAAAAAACGGGTAACCCATTGCTAATTTATGGTTATGGTAGTTATGGTTCGACGATCGATCCTTACTTCTCGATTTCAAGATTAAGTCTATTAGATAGAGGTTTTATATATGCTATTGCTCATATACGAGGTAGTGAATATTTAGGTAGACCATGGTATGAGGACGGTAAAATGTTTGCTAAGCGCAATACGTTTACTGACTTTATATCGTGTAGTGAACATTTAATTGAAGAAGGTTATACGTCAACCTCTCATTTATATGCCAGTGGTGGATCTGCAGGTGGATTATTAATGGGAGCTATCATGAATATGGCACCACAATTATATAATGGGATTTTAAGTGCTGTTCCTTTTGTAGATGTGGTCACTACAATGTTAGATGACTCTATACCATTAACCACTGGAGAGTATGATGAATGGGGTAATCCTAATATAAAAGATAGTTATGATTATATGTTGAGTTACTCACCATATGATCAAGTACAAAAACAAGATTATCCTAACGTGCTAGTTACAACAGGTTACCACGATTCACAAGTTCAATATTGGGAACCAGCAAAATGGGTTGCAAGGTTAAGAGAACTTAAAACAGACAACAATTTATTGTTATTTAAAACTGACATGACCAGCGGTCATAGCGGTGCTTCTGGGCGATATGATGCTTTAAAAGAGGTAGCAATAGATTATGCTTTTTTACTCGATTTAGAACAAATAGATAGCTAGCAAAATTTTATGTAAATTTGCCAAGTTTTTGGAATTTTTTGAACGTTCAAAAAATTAAACCCTATTTATGAATAAAGACATAAAAGCTTACGATAGTGTGCTAGATCTTATAGGTGAAACTCCACTTATTAAACTATCAACTACAACAGCTCATTATACTGGAGAATTTTTTGCAAAAGTAGAAGCATTCAATCCAGGACACTCCTCAAAGGATCGAATAGCTCTTCATATTATTGAAGAAGCAGAACGTAAAGGAATATTAAAGCCAGGTGACACAATTATAGAGACTACCTCTGGTAATACAGGTTTTAGTATAGCCATGGTAAGTCGTATTAAAGGATATGATTGTATTCTTGCTGTAAGTTCAAAATCGAGCGCAGATAAAATAGACATGCTCAAATCAATGGGAGCAAAGGTTTATGTTTGTCCTGCACACGTAAGCGCAGATGATCCTCGTAGTTATTATGAGGTTGCTAAGCGTTTACATGAAGAGATTAAAAATAGTATATACATTAATCAATATTTTAATGAGCTTAATATAGAAGCACATTATAAAAGTACAGGACCTGAAATCTGGGAACAAACTGGTGGACAGATTACACACCTAGTAGCCTGCAGTGGTACTGGTGGTACCATTTCTGGTACAGCACGCTTTCTTAAAGAGCAAAATCCTAATATCGAGATTTTAGGAGTTGATGCTTATGGTAGTGTACTTAAAAAATACCACGAGACTAAAGAATTTGATGCAGAGGAAATTTATCCATATCGTATAGAAGGTTTAGGTAAAAACTTAATTCCAACAGCTACAGATTTTGAAAGCATTGATTATTTTGTAAAAGTTAAAGATGAAGATGCTGCTCATATGGCTCGCAAAATCTCTCAAACCGAAGGTCTTTTTGTAGGTTATACCAGTGGAGCTGCGATGCAAGCGGTAAAACTTCTTAATGACGAAGGGCGTTTTGATAAGAATTCTAAAGTTGTTATCATTTTCCCTGATCATGGATCTCGATATATGAGTAAAATCTATAACGATCAATGGATGCAAGATCAAGGCTTTTTTGACTCAAAATCTACTGCAACAGAGCAGCATATTGAGTACATTAAGTAATCTTATCATATTTTTCACATTGTATAAGCCGCTGTTTATTAGTTAAATAGCGGCTTTTTTTTATGCTTTCGCGAAAGCGTAAAAACTAACACATGTTAACTCTCTATTTATCAACAGGTTATTGTTATAAACTTATTTACTATGCACGCATAATGAATAGTCAATTTGCGATTAGAATTGTATCTTTGCATGTTTAAAATATTCTTATGAAGGATTTATTTGATAAAATATACAAGGATAAAGGACCATTAGGTAAATGGGCGTCTGTGGCCGAAGGTTATTTTGTGTTTCCAAAGCTAGAAGGACCTATTGCAAATCGCATGCGTTTTAAAGGTAGAGAAGTTATTACCTGGAGTGTGAATGATTACCTAGGACTAGCAAATCATCCAGAAGTACGTAAGGTAGATGCAGAAGCTGGTGCTGAGTATGGTAGTGCATATCCTATGGGTGCTCGTATGATGAGTGGTCATACAGATTTACATGAACAATTACAAAATGAGCTGGCTGAGTTTGTAAATAAAGAAGCTGCTTATTTATTGAATTTTGGTTATCAAGGTATGGTATCTACAGTAGATGCTCTTGTTTCTAAAGATGATGTTATTGTTTATGATGTAGATGCACACGCATGTATTATTGATGGTGTAAGATTACACCATGGAAAGCGATTTACTTATAAACATAACGACATTGAAAGTATTGAAAAAAACTTACAACGTGCGACTAAAATTGCAGAACAAACTGGTGGTGGAATACTAGTAATATCTGAAGGTGTTTTTGGAATGCGTGGTGAGCAAGGTAGGTTGAAAGAAATTGTTGCTCTTAAGAAAAAGTACAATTTCCGTTTATTTGTAGATGATGCACACGGTTTTGGTACCTTAGGTAAAACAGGTGCTGGAGCAGGAGAAGAGCAAGGTGTACAGGATGATATTGATGTTTACTTCGCAACTTTTGCAAAGTCATTAGCGAGTACAGGTGCATTTATTGCAGCTGATAAAGAAATTATTGACTACTTAAAGTATAATTTAAGATCTCAGATGTTTGCAAAATCACTACAATCACAATTGGTTGTAGGTGCTTTGAAGCGTCTAGATATGTTACGTACAATGCCTGAACTTAAAGAGAAATTGTGGGAGAATGTAAATGCTTTACAAAATGGTCTTAAAGAACGTGGTTTTGATATAGGTACTACACAATCTTGTGTAACGCCTGTCTATCTTAAAGGAAGTATTCCAGAAGCAATGGCACTTGTGAAGGATTTAAGAGAGAATTTTGGTGTTTTCTGTTCGATAGTTGTTTATCCTGTAATTCCTAAAGGATTAATATTATTAAGGTTAATCCCAACGGCATCACATACCTTAGATGATGTCAATGAGACACTAGATGCTTTTTCTTCTATACGCGATCGATTGGAAGGTGGTGTTTATAAAAGGTTAAGCGCATCAGTAGCTGCAGCCTTTGAATAAATATAAAATGCTACGTTTAAACGTAAAATGATATAAAAAAAGCTCTAGGAAACTAGAGCTTTTTTTGTGCTATTTATGCGTTTACTTAAATGGTATTAACTAAATGTTACGGTAAAATAATTTATAGAACTATTCTTTGAACAACACTGCCTTCTGCATCACAGAAAGTGGATAGTTCTTTACTATCGCGCTCTCTGCATTACCAGTCATGGATGTATCTTGAACACGAGCCATGGTAATCATAAACTCCATGTAATCATCGTGGAAAACTTCAGTACAGTTTAATAGATTGCCCATGACTTCATAGGTGCTGAACAAGGTTTGATCTGCATATGCCGTTTCTAAGACAATACCATTATTCTCATCAACTAAATACAAATTAGGATTATGGGTTTTCTTTAAATTATATGCTCTTTCAGAACGCTCTTCACCATAGAAGATTTTATACTGATAGTTCATGCTGTCAGTCGTTTTTAATAAGTGAAACTCCATAGGTATAGATTCTGTTCCTCTACTTGTTGTAATTTTGAGCTCACCTTTATAAGCACCTAAAAAATCTTGTGGAAATTCTTTATCTATAGAAAGTACATTATCTACAGTCACCTGTTTTGATATATCATCATTGACAATTTCGCCATTGGCAGTGATGTCTTTTGCATCTTTACATGAAATGCTAGATAAGATAAGTAGTAGTAATAGTAATTGTTTCATGCTTTAAAAATAGGTATAAATGAGGAAATCCCGAGTTGTCTCAATGACTTCTCAGGATTTCCTACTAACCAACCAAAAAACTTTATGAATGTAAATTACTCTAATAATTACCTTCACTTACTATTATTCAAATTGCGTGCCAAACTATTATGCATGCATAATTAATTTATATACTGACAGGTTTGTAAAAAAAAGAATTCTCAAGCGCAAAATGCAACTTGAGAATTCTCACTAACCAACCAAAAAACTTTATGAAAGAAAATTACTCTTACCTTTTCTCTTTCAAAAGTTATAATTCAATTTACGTGCCATAAATAGCTAAACTGATTTTATTCTTATATGCTATAAGTCTCACTGAATGGTCATGCCTTACATATGAATTCTATATTGTCAATTGACTTAATGTCGATTAACACTATGCGGTGAGATGTCTAAGTAATTAATGAAAGAATAGTCCAAGCTAGCATAGTACAATCTTAAAATAACTACTGTGATTATAGATAAATATCATTAAAAACATAACCAATAGTTGCTATAATAGCTACCTGTACCCATTGACCTTTAATCAATAATTCAATATCAAACCATTCTTAGCTCAAGCCTACTGTCTATAAGTAGTAAATAATAATATGTTTCCTATATATTACGATCTGGCCTGTTTCTATAGAGAAGTGCAGTAGACGCATTAATATGGTTAAACGATACTTATACGACTAGAGATTATATTTTATAGCCATTTTTTCCATTTGAAGAATATTAACAGAACTATAAAAATACCACCACTCATAAACCAGAAATATTGATAACCATCTTCCCAGCTCAATTCTGGGATGTGTTCAAAATTCATCCCATAGATACCAGCTAGAAAGGTAAGAGGAATAAAAATAGAAGACATGATGGTAAGCACTTGCATGATTTGATTCATTTTATGGCTTACGCTTGATAAATACATATCCTTAAGTCCTGTATTTATTTCTCGATAAGACTCTATAGTCTCTGTGATTTGAATACAGTGATCATATGCATCGTGAAAATAGGTCACAATTTTAGGGTCTATTAATTCGCTTTGCTCTTTTAATAACTTGCTTATCGACTCTCTTAAAGGATAAATAGCTCTTCTCAAGCTTAACAATAACCTTTTATTGCGTTGTACTTTGTTGAGTGACTCTTTATCAGGTTCTTCAAAAATTTCATCTTCTAGGTCATTAAGATATTCACCTATTTGTTCTATGGCTATAAAATAATGATCTATAATACTATCGATTAAAGCATAGAATAAGTAATCATTTTTACTAGATCTTATTCTACCACGACTTGATTCTATGCGTTCTCTTATATTTTCAAATACATCACCAGTTTTTTCTTGAAAAGTGATTACCGCATTTTTTTTAAGAACTATAGAGACCTGTTCTTCATTGAGTTCATGTTCAACAGCATCATAGGATATCATTTTGATACATTGATAGATACAGTCTTCAAAAAACTCTGTTTTGGGGCGTTGTGTGGTGTTTGCAATATCTTCTACCAGTAAATGATGCAAGTCAAAGTCTTTACCTAATTGTTCTAATAATTCAATGTCATGTACACCTTCTATATTGAACCAGTTAACTTGTTCATTTTCATTATTTACTATATGAATGTTTTCATATTTATGATATAGATTTTCATCATAGCATATAGTCTCTGTTGCGACATTTCCTTCTCTTTCTAGCCCTACATATGATATCGTTCCTGGTGGTTGAAATACAGTATTTCTAGATTTGGGTGTAGCTTTACGTTTACGTCTGCGCGCCATAGTCATTTGAATGATGAGTAGTAAACTTACTAAAAGTTAATTGAAATTATTATACTATTTAAAAAACTGATGAATAGCTGTATGAATGTAGATAATACGCTTTCGCGAAAGCGTGCTCAATCAATTCCACTCATCCCAACTGTTATACAAGTTTTTCGGCAATGTGAGGTGCAGTAATACTCTCTTTTATTTGAGCAACTTCTTCAGGTGTGCCAGCCGCTGTTAAATATCCTCCATTCATTCCACCATCTGGACCTAAATCAATGACATAATCTGCACATTTTACTAAATCCATATTGTGCTCGATGACAATCACAGAATGTCCTTTTTCAATCAACGCATTAAAACTATCGAGTAATTTATTTACATCATGAAAGTGTAGTCCGGTTGTAGGTTCATCAAATATGAATAGTGTCTTGTCTGCAGTAGTTCCTTTTACTAAAAAACTTGCCAGCTTAATGCGTTGAGCTTCACCACCGGATAGGGTAGAAGAGCTTTGTCCTAATGTTACATAGCCTAGCCCGACATCTTGTAAAGGCTTTAATTTTCTAGTAATCTTTGAGATTTCAGCTTTTTCAAAAAAGTCGATAGCATCATCAATAGTCATGTTTAATAAATCATCAATGTTTTTATCTTTAAATTGAATTTCTAACACATCTTTTTTGAATCGTTTACCATTACAGGTCTCGCAGGTTAAAGTCACGTCTGCCATGAACTGCATTTCGATGGTAACCTCTCCATCTCCTTTACAGGTTTCACATCTTCCACCTTCTACATTGAAAGAGAAGTGTTTAGGCTTGTAGTTTCTTATTTTAGCGACTTTTTGATCAGCATATAAATTACGGATGTCGTCATATGCTTTAATGTAAGTGACAGGATTAGACCTAGAGCTGCGACCTATAGGATTTTGATCTACAAATTCTACTGTCTTAATGTTTTCAAATTTACCGTCGATACTGGTAAACTGACCTGCTTTTTTGCCATATCCGCCTAGTTTTTTGAGAATGGCTGGATATAAAATTTGTTTTACGAGTGTACTTTTTCCACTACCAGAAACACCAGTTACCATGGTCAATACGCCTAATGGAAATGTAACATCAATATTTTTAAGATTGTTCTGTCTTGCACCTTTAATGTCAATAAAGTGTTTGAACTTTCTTCTTTTCTTAGGTAGTGGGATTTCTAAACTACCATTTAAATAGCGAGCGGTGAGGCTAGAAGATTTTAGAATTTCTTCGAGAGTTCCTGCTGCTACAACTTCACCACCATGTGTTCCTGCTTCAGGTCCTATATCAATAATCATATCTGCGGCTTGCATGATTTCTTCATCATGTTCTACTACAATAACGGTATTTCCTAGGTCACGTAAGTTTTTAAGAACTTTTATTAATCTAGCAGTATCTCTAGGATGTAGACCTATGCTAGGTTCATCAAGAATGTACATACTACCTACTAGACTACTACCTAATGAGGTGGCAAGGTTAATGCGCTGGGATTCTCCACCTGATAAAGAATTAGATTTTCTATTGAGAGTTAAATAATTTAATCCTACATCAGATAAGAAATTAAGTCTACTTTGAATCTCTGCTAGAAGTCTTTTTGCTATGTCTAGTTCGGTTTGGGATAATTCAATTTTTTCAAAAAAATCTTTTA from Nonlabens arenilitoris harbors:
- a CDS encoding YbaB/EbfC family nucleoid-associated protein — its product is MFGDMMGMMGKLKETQQKVEETKKRMDTVLVDEKSTDDLLNVTVTASRTIKSVHINDSLLEDKEQLEDYLILVINKALEKAESIYENEIAAVAKDGMPNIPGMDMFK
- a CDS encoding PLP-dependent cysteine synthase family protein; amino-acid sequence: MNKDIKAYDSVLDLIGETPLIKLSTTTAHYTGEFFAKVEAFNPGHSSKDRIALHIIEEAERKGILKPGDTIIETTSGNTGFSIAMVSRIKGYDCILAVSSKSSADKIDMLKSMGAKVYVCPAHVSADDPRSYYEVAKRLHEEIKNSIYINQYFNELNIEAHYKSTGPEIWEQTGGQITHLVACSGTGGTISGTARFLKEQNPNIEILGVDAYGSVLKKYHETKEFDAEEIYPYRIEGLGKNLIPTATDFESIDYFVKVKDEDAAHMARKISQTEGLFVGYTSGAAMQAVKLLNDEGRFDKNSKVVIIFPDHGSRYMSKIYNDQWMQDQGFFDSKSTATEQHIEYIK
- a CDS encoding aminotransferase class I/II-fold pyridoxal phosphate-dependent enzyme, with product MKDLFDKIYKDKGPLGKWASVAEGYFVFPKLEGPIANRMRFKGREVITWSVNDYLGLANHPEVRKVDAEAGAEYGSAYPMGARMMSGHTDLHEQLQNELAEFVNKEAAYLLNFGYQGMVSTVDALVSKDDVIVYDVDAHACIIDGVRLHHGKRFTYKHNDIESIEKNLQRATKIAEQTGGGILVISEGVFGMRGEQGRLKEIVALKKKYNFRLFVDDAHGFGTLGKTGAGAGEEQGVQDDIDVYFATFAKSLASTGAFIAADKEIIDYLKYNLRSQMFAKSLQSQLVVGALKRLDMLRTMPELKEKLWENVNALQNGLKERGFDIGTTQSCVTPVYLKGSIPEAMALVKDLRENFGVFCSIVVYPVIPKGLILLRLIPTASHTLDDVNETLDAFSSIRDRLEGGVYKRLSASVAAAFE
- the corA gene encoding magnesium/cobalt transporter CorA, with product MARRRKRKATPKSRNTVFQPPGTISYVGLEREGNVATETICYDENLYHKYENIHIVNNENEQVNWFNIEGVHDIELLEQLGKDFDLHHLLVEDIANTTQRPKTEFFEDCIYQCIKMISYDAVEHELNEEQVSIVLKKNAVITFQEKTGDVFENIRERIESSRGRIRSSKNDYLFYALIDSIIDHYFIAIEQIGEYLNDLEDEIFEEPDKESLNKVQRNKRLLLSLRRAIYPLRESISKLLKEQSELIDPKIVTYFHDAYDHCIQITETIESYREINTGLKDMYLSSVSHKMNQIMQVLTIMSSIFIPLTFLAGIYGMNFEHIPELSWEDGYQYFWFMSGGIFIVLLIFFKWKKWL
- a CDS encoding S9 family peptidase; translated protein: MKEHHAPIAKKIPHVHEAHGHQRIDNYHWMTQRDAPEVIDYLNQENDYYEKMTAHTMHLKEDLFEEIKSRINEDDESVPYFWNGYWYYTKMKKGESYPFYYRKKGSLSNKEELLFDVNEMAIGHEFFQLTGMSVSPDNMKVSYGVDTVGRRQYTIFIKDLITQEVLPQSLELTTGGAVWDADNKTLFFVRKDEQTLRANQIFKYKLGDQPDTATIVYQEDDEIYNCYVYKSKSREYIMIKSSSTLTDEVRFIKANQPDSEFKVVQPRTEMLEYSVLHYGDHFYIMTNKDVATNFKIMKTEVTKPEMENWVDVIPHQSDVLLEDFEIFKKYLVISDRFNGLNRIRIKSWDDTVDYFLPFDNETYTAYTGGNYDFDTVKLRYQYNSLTTPPSVIEFDMDTREEVILKTQKVQDPNFTPDDYTSERVWATAKDGVKVPISLVYKKSLRKKTGNPLLIYGYGSYGSTIDPYFSISRLSLLDRGFIYAIAHIRGSEYLGRPWYEDGKMFAKRNTFTDFISCSEHLIEEGYTSTSHLYASGGSAGGLLMGAIMNMAPQLYNGILSAVPFVDVVTTMLDDSIPLTTGEYDEWGNPNIKDSYDYMLSYSPYDQVQKQDYPNVLVTTGYHDSQVQYWEPAKWVARLRELKTDNNLLLFKTDMTSGHSGASGRYDALKEVAIDYAFLLDLEQIDS
- the uvrA gene encoding excinuclease ABC subunit UvrA; its protein translation is MTHDTLFANIDDLSPKDNILIKGAGLHNLKDLNAVIPRNKLVVITGLSGSGKSSLAFDTLYAEGQRRYVESLSSYARQFLGRLNKPKVEYIKGIAPAIAIEQKVNSTNPRSTVGTTTEIYDYLKLFFARVGRTYSPISGNEVKKDTVTDVVNYVKAQDEGTRLLLLTRLIVKGKREVQDQLDVLLQQGFTRIKINETVERIEGLDYTFKKSDQVSIVIDRIIKRDDEDFFNRLADAVDTAFFEGKGVCMIEHMDGSAHREFSNKFELDGMEFLEPNPHLFSFNNPYGACPNCEGYGDVIGIDEELVIPNTALSIYENAVFPWRGDNMSWYKDQLIKNASKFDFPIHRPWFELSDAQKDLVWSGNKHFEGINDFFAELEAKAYKIQNRVMLSRYRGKTKCSVCKGKRLRVEASYVKVAGVSISDLVNQPIKDLKDFFEKIELSQTELDIAKRLLAEIQSRLNFLSDVGLNYLTLNRKSNSLSGGESQRINLATSLGSSLVGSMYILDEPSIGLHPRDTARLIKVLKNLRDLGNTVIVVEHDEEIMQAADMIIDIGPEAGTHGGEVVAAGTLEEILKSSSLTARYLNGSLEIPLPKKRRKFKHFIDIKGARQNNLKNIDVTFPLGVLTMVTGVSGSGKSTLVKQILYPAILKKLGGYGKKAGQFTSIDGKFENIKTVEFVDQNPIGRSSRSNPVTYIKAYDDIRNLYADQKVAKIRNYKPKHFSFNVEGGRCETCKGDGEVTIEMQFMADVTLTCETCNGKRFKKDVLEIQFKDKNIDDLLNMTIDDAIDFFEKAEISKITRKLKPLQDVGLGYVTLGQSSSTLSGGEAQRIKLASFLVKGTTADKTLFIFDEPTTGLHFHDVNKLLDSFNALIEKGHSVIVIEHNMDLVKCADYVIDLGPDGGMNGGYLTAAGTPEEVAQIKESITAPHIAEKLV